The following proteins are encoded in a genomic region of bacterium:
- a CDS encoding response regulator transcription factor → MMQTVSKTDAQPGGRILVVDDEPHIVELVRYNLAQEGFEVSIAYDGRDAIEKATKDTPDLVILDLMLPYVDGLEVCRHIRRESSVPILMLTAKHGEQERVVGLELGADDYVTKPFSPRELVARVRAILRRTAREKERPSATPVGIGGLVLDPTTHEVRLHGRTIDLTTKEFDLLQLLLSHPNRVFTRDFLLEHIWGYDYFGSTRTVDMHISRLREKIEDDPNTPTYIMTVRGVGYKLKKDQG, encoded by the coding sequence ATGATGCAAACTGTCTCAAAGACCGACGCCCAGCCGGGCGGCCGGATCCTTGTCGTGGACGATGAACCGCATATCGTGGAGCTCGTCCGCTACAACCTCGCCCAGGAAGGGTTCGAGGTCTCGATCGCCTACGATGGGCGCGACGCCATCGAAAAGGCCACGAAGGACACCCCCGATCTGGTGATCTTGGATCTCATGCTTCCGTATGTGGACGGTCTGGAAGTCTGCCGCCACATCCGGAGAGAGTCCTCGGTCCCGATCCTAATGCTCACCGCCAAGCACGGCGAGCAGGAACGCGTCGTGGGGCTGGAGCTGGGGGCGGACGACTACGTGACGAAACCGTTCAGCCCGCGCGAACTGGTGGCGCGCGTCCGCGCCATCCTGCGGCGAACGGCCCGGGAGAAAGAACGCCCCTCGGCGACCCCGGTCGGGATCGGCGGCCTCGTGCTGGATCCCACCACCCACGAGGTCCGGCTCCACGGCCGGACGATCGATCTCACCACGAAGGAGTTCGACCTGCTGCAGCTCCTGCTGAGCCATCCGAACCGGGTGTTCACGCGGGACTTCCTCCTCGAGCACATCTGGGGATACGACTACTTCGGCAGCACGCGGACCGTGGACATGCATATCAGCCGGCTCCGGGAAAAGATCGAAGACGACCCCAACACCCCGACCTACATCATGACGGTGCGGGGGGTCGGCTATAAACTGAAGAAGGACCAGGGATGA
- a CDS encoding dipeptidase, protein MDPIAYAREHHAGFLEALKEFVRIPSISTLPEHHGDLARAAEWTAGRLTDAGLAAKVMPSDHHPAVYAEWMGAPGRPTLLCYGHYDVQPPDPLELWTSPPFEPVQREDALYGRGASDDKGQLFVQICAVESLLKTDGRLPINVKFFVEGEEEIGSPRMLPFIKKHRQLLGADVSLVCDGSFFAPERPALVTGLRGMIYTEVELRGANRDLHSGIYGGAAPNPLEGLAHIIAGLRDRKRRVTVPRYYAAVVPPDEAERRSWDQLGFREEAYLNDLGVSEAPGEEGYGILDRRWARPTLEVHGIVGGFTGPGAKTVIPARATAKISMRLVPDQRPQAVLRAFTRKVQRLTPPGLAAEIRLLGSGAPLALPPDAPALKSAAAALEEVFHRAPVYLREGGSVPVAAEFQNVLHAFPVLMGFGLPDDNLHSPNEKFHLPNFYRGIETVVRFMQRLS, encoded by the coding sequence ATGGATCCGATTGCCTACGCGCGGGAGCACCACGCCGGATTCCTTGAGGCGCTCAAGGAATTCGTACGCATCCCGAGCATCAGCACGCTGCCCGAGCATCATGGCGACTTGGCCCGCGCGGCCGAGTGGACGGCGGGTCGTCTCACAGACGCGGGGCTCGCCGCCAAGGTCATGCCCAGCGACCATCATCCCGCCGTCTACGCGGAGTGGATGGGCGCCCCGGGACGTCCGACGCTCCTCTGCTACGGGCATTACGACGTCCAACCTCCCGATCCACTGGAGCTGTGGACCTCGCCGCCGTTCGAGCCGGTCCAGCGGGAGGACGCCCTGTACGGCCGCGGCGCTTCGGACGACAAAGGGCAGTTGTTCGTGCAGATCTGCGCGGTGGAGTCGCTGCTCAAGACGGATGGCCGACTTCCGATCAACGTGAAGTTCTTCGTGGAAGGGGAGGAGGAGATCGGCAGTCCGCGGATGCTCCCGTTCATCAAGAAGCACCGTCAGCTGCTGGGGGCGGACGTGTCGCTCGTGTGCGATGGCAGCTTCTTCGCCCCTGAGCGTCCGGCCCTGGTCACGGGCCTCCGGGGGATGATCTACACCGAGGTAGAACTTCGAGGGGCCAACCGGGACCTCCATTCCGGTATCTACGGGGGCGCCGCCCCGAACCCCCTGGAGGGCCTGGCTCACATCATCGCGGGGCTCCGGGATCGCAAGCGTCGGGTGACGGTGCCGCGATACTACGCGGCGGTCGTCCCGCCGGACGAGGCCGAGCGGCGCTCGTGGGATCAGCTCGGCTTTCGCGAGGAAGCGTACTTGAATGATCTCGGGGTCTCCGAGGCGCCCGGGGAGGAAGGCTACGGCATCCTCGACCGCCGGTGGGCGCGTCCCACCCTTGAGGTGCACGGAATCGTGGGCGGGTTCACCGGACCGGGCGCCAAGACCGTCATCCCCGCCCGCGCGACCGCGAAGATCAGCATGCGCCTCGTGCCCGACCAGCGTCCGCAGGCGGTACTCCGCGCATTTACCCGAAAGGTGCAGCGTCTGACGCCGCCGGGGCTTGCGGCGGAGATCCGGCTCCTGGGTTCCGGCGCACCGCTCGCGCTCCCGCCGGACGCCCCGGCGCTCAAGAGCGCGGCTGCGGCGCTTGAGGAAGTCTTTCACCGCGCGCCCGTGTACCTGCGCGAAGGTGGGAGCGTGCCGGTGGCCGCCGAGTTCCAGAACGTCCTGCACGCGTTCCCCGTCCTCATGGGGTTTGGCCTGCCTGACGATAACCTACACTCGCCCAACGAGAAGTTCCATCTCCCGAACTTCTACCGGGGGATCGAGACCGTCGTCCGGTTCATGCAGCGGCTGTCCTAA
- a CDS encoding sigma-70 family RNA polymerase sigma factor, producing MEPVRATSERRDATDEELMQRLAAGHQDALGPLYTRYATRIFGLASQSLERQAAEEVVQDVFLAVWRKAETFEPERGTFRPWVFQIAHHRVLNELRRRSRQPALDPDPEWERLSAIPDPGLTPEEAAGRAEDRARLRSAMENLPPAQRSALTLAFGEELSHAEVAKRLDLPLGTAKTRIRAGLERLRAGLSPAAAALVIGAIGLAALGGMWYRSDLAARARDTRALALLTSSETVAIRLTPAPGVPAATHAVYRGQPGVTIAVLTFDKFPPAPQGHTYQAWVRHGTRWISLGTARPDVEGDARLIVEGPELAALPDAIEVTREAAGGSQVPTGPVIVRAEPTR from the coding sequence ATGGAACCGGTCCGAGCGACTTCCGAGCGTCGGGACGCCACCGACGAAGAGCTGATGCAGCGACTCGCCGCCGGCCACCAAGATGCCCTCGGGCCCCTCTATACTCGATACGCAACTCGGATCTTCGGACTCGCGTCGCAGTCGCTTGAGCGCCAGGCCGCCGAGGAGGTCGTCCAGGACGTCTTCCTCGCGGTCTGGCGCAAGGCCGAGACGTTCGAGCCCGAGCGTGGGACGTTTCGGCCGTGGGTGTTCCAGATCGCCCACCACCGCGTCCTCAATGAACTCCGGCGCCGAAGCCGCCAGCCCGCGCTGGACCCCGATCCCGAATGGGAGCGGCTGAGCGCGATCCCCGATCCCGGACTTACCCCCGAGGAGGCAGCCGGACGCGCGGAGGACCGCGCCCGGCTCCGCTCCGCGATGGAGAATCTCCCCCCGGCGCAGCGCAGCGCCCTGACCCTGGCCTTCGGCGAGGAGTTGAGCCACGCCGAGGTGGCCAAGCGCCTCGATCTTCCCTTGGGCACGGCGAAGACACGCATCCGGGCCGGCCTCGAGCGGCTGCGGGCCGGCCTCTCGCCGGCGGCCGCGGCACTGGTGATCGGCGCAATCGGCTTGGCGGCGCTCGGAGGGATGTGGTACCGTTCCGACCTGGCCGCCCGGGCGCGAGACACCCGTGCGCTTGCCCTGCTCACGTCGAGCGAGACCGTCGCCATCCGGCTGACACCCGCCCCAGGCGTCCCGGCGGCGACCCATGCCGTCTACCGCGGCCAGCCAGGGGTGACGATCGCGGTGCTCACCTTCGACAAGTTCCCGCCGGCGCCTCAGGGACACACGTACCAAGCCTGGGTGCGGCACGGCACCAGGTGGATCTCGCTCGGGACCGCCCGCCCGGACGTAGAGGGCGACGCCCGCCTGATCGTCGAGGGACCAGAGCTGGCAGCGCTGCCGGATGCCATCGAGGTCACACGCGAAGCTGCGGGCGGGAGCCAGGTCCCCACGGGACCCGTGATCGTGCGCGCGGAGCCGACACGGTAG
- the tdh gene encoding L-threonine 3-dehydrogenase, translating into MRRTMRALVKPAAGPGLEIRTVPVPAPGPGEVLVRVRAGGICGTDLHIEGWDPWAASRMHPPCIIGHEFCGTVVQVGPDVHDVSRGDFISGESHVSCGRCHLCRRGEAHICEALQIIGVDRDGAFAEYVTLPAQNAWRMPPRTPVEVAASMDPFGNAVHTALATDLGTRSVIVMGCGPIGLCAILIAHRAGAIPVVAVDVNPYRLRLARRMGADHVLDARSTDIPKAVRGLTDGAGADVLLEFSGNAQGLRTGLAALRNGGFGALLGLPGRPVELDLANDVIFKGVRLHGIFGRRLWETWYEATALLASGLDIRPVITHRLPMRRFAEAFALMRSGKCGKVILTVEDGALS; encoded by the coding sequence ATGCGCCGGACCATGCGGGCGCTCGTCAAGCCCGCCGCCGGCCCGGGGTTGGAGATCCGCACGGTGCCGGTGCCCGCACCGGGGCCCGGCGAAGTATTGGTGCGCGTGCGCGCCGGCGGCATCTGCGGCACCGACCTCCACATCGAAGGGTGGGATCCGTGGGCGGCATCCCGGATGCATCCCCCCTGCATCATCGGGCACGAGTTCTGCGGGACCGTGGTGCAGGTCGGGCCGGATGTCCACGACGTCTCGCGTGGGGATTTCATCTCCGGCGAGTCGCACGTGAGCTGCGGGCGGTGCCACCTGTGCCGCCGGGGCGAAGCCCATATCTGTGAGGCCCTTCAAATCATCGGGGTGGATCGGGACGGGGCGTTTGCCGAATATGTGACGCTGCCCGCCCAGAACGCCTGGCGCATGCCTCCCAGGACCCCGGTCGAAGTCGCGGCATCGATGGACCCCTTCGGAAACGCGGTACACACCGCGCTGGCCACCGATTTGGGCACGCGGTCGGTCATTGTGATGGGCTGCGGGCCGATCGGCCTGTGCGCGATCCTCATCGCGCACAGGGCCGGCGCCATTCCGGTCGTTGCCGTCGACGTCAACCCGTACCGCCTGCGCCTCGCTCGCCGGATGGGCGCCGATCACGTCCTGGACGCGAGATCGACCGACATCCCCAAGGCCGTCCGCGGTCTGACCGACGGTGCCGGCGCGGATGTGCTGCTGGAGTTCTCCGGGAACGCGCAGGGACTGCGCACCGGCTTGGCCGCGCTGCGAAACGGCGGGTTCGGCGCGCTGCTGGGCCTCCCAGGACGGCCGGTCGAGCTCGACCTGGCCAACGACGTCATCTTCAAGGGGGTCCGCCTGCACGGCATCTTTGGCCGGCGGCTCTGGGAAACCTGGTACGAGGCGACTGCGTTGCTGGCTTCGGGCCTCGACATTCGACCGGTGATCACCCATCGGCTCCCGATGAGGCGCTTCGCAGAGGCGTTCGCCCTCATGCGCTCCGGTAAGTGCGGGAAGGTGATCCTCACCGTGGAGGACGGCGCTCTGAGCTGA
- a CDS encoding ATP-binding protein: MTRFRKPSGSLRWNITASYLVLVIFSLAVAALVLIPAITQVYSGDYKRDVLNEAKTVARILESREVQGAGLARLDEIANQSSWREGVYIGVKDVTGRPPDTGRWAGRRDGPIAPEIAAALAGTPTAIIRPEGPGTESREPRIYAAAPIRAAGVIVGVVQVSVPRLWLDRALQKVWVALGEALLAGVVAALLLGAWRARAIAAPVLELARAAKRISTGDLAARAEIRSRDEIGQLGETFNAMAEELRAKLTAISEERSKIETIISSMSDAVVAVDLHGTILLLNRSAEDLLGLAPDARGRRLTEVSANHPCWRCIETAAREGRDISEEFSPTPLEDRILDLHAAPLRGPDGDVAGAVAVVRDVTDLRRAERLRRELTANVSHELRTPLTSIKGFAETLLGGAMADEAACRRFLRIIDSEATRLMKLVDDLMDLSRLEARVVSMDPSMVRVDELVAEVLSRMRLQAEQHRIALRAARTDPVAALADRDRILQVITNLVDNAIKFTPEGGTVEVSVGATAATAIITVTDTGRGIPADDLTRIFDRFYRVERSRSRGAGGTGLGLAIARHIVEAHGGRITVTSRINEGSTFQVTLPHVSARPAEVADSAVTLPGA; the protein is encoded by the coding sequence ATGACTCGCTTTCGGAAGCCCAGCGGGAGCCTGCGCTGGAATATCACCGCGAGCTACCTCGTGCTCGTCATTTTTTCGCTGGCGGTGGCCGCCCTGGTATTGATCCCCGCGATCACCCAGGTCTACTCGGGCGACTACAAGCGCGACGTGCTCAACGAAGCCAAGACGGTTGCGCGGATCCTTGAATCCCGTGAGGTCCAAGGCGCGGGCCTGGCGCGCCTCGACGAAATCGCGAACCAGTCCTCATGGCGGGAAGGCGTGTACATCGGCGTAAAGGACGTCACGGGGCGGCCTCCCGACACGGGGCGGTGGGCCGGACGGCGCGACGGCCCGATCGCCCCCGAGATCGCCGCCGCTCTCGCCGGCACACCCACCGCGATCATTCGTCCCGAAGGGCCCGGCACTGAAAGCCGGGAGCCGCGGATCTACGCGGCCGCCCCGATTCGGGCGGCGGGCGTGATTGTCGGTGTGGTGCAGGTGAGCGTACCCCGGCTGTGGCTCGACCGGGCGCTGCAAAAGGTTTGGGTGGCGCTCGGAGAGGCCCTCCTGGCCGGCGTCGTCGCTGCGCTGCTCCTCGGCGCCTGGAGGGCTCGGGCGATCGCCGCCCCGGTCCTGGAGCTCGCCCGCGCGGCCAAGCGGATCTCGACGGGCGATCTCGCCGCGCGCGCGGAGATCCGCAGCCGGGACGAGATCGGGCAACTCGGTGAGACGTTCAATGCGATGGCCGAGGAGCTTCGCGCAAAACTCACCGCGATCAGCGAAGAGCGCAGCAAGATCGAGACGATTATCTCGAGCATGAGCGACGCGGTGGTGGCCGTGGACCTGCACGGGACCATCCTGCTGCTCAACCGGTCCGCCGAGGACCTCCTCGGGCTCGCGCCGGACGCCAGGGGACGGCGTCTCACGGAGGTCTCGGCCAACCACCCGTGCTGGCGGTGCATCGAGACCGCCGCTCGCGAAGGCCGGGATATCAGCGAGGAGTTCAGCCCCACGCCACTCGAGGACCGGATCCTCGACCTGCACGCCGCGCCGCTCCGCGGTCCGGATGGGGACGTGGCCGGCGCCGTCGCGGTGGTGCGGGATGTCACGGATCTCCGCCGTGCGGAGCGGCTCCGCCGCGAACTCACGGCCAACGTCTCCCACGAACTCCGGACGCCCCTCACCTCGATCAAGGGGTTCGCCGAGACGCTGCTCGGTGGCGCGATGGCCGATGAAGCGGCGTGCCGCCGATTCCTGAGGATCATCGACAGCGAGGCCACACGCCTGATGAAGCTCGTGGACGACCTCATGGATCTCTCGCGCCTGGAGGCGCGGGTGGTGTCGATGGATCCCTCCATGGTGCGCGTGGACGAACTCGTGGCGGAGGTCCTGAGCCGCATGCGTCTTCAGGCGGAGCAGCACCGGATTGCCCTCCGCGCCGCGCGGACGGACCCGGTGGCCGCGCTGGCCGACCGCGATCGAATCCTGCAGGTGATCACCAACCTCGTGGACAACGCGATCAAGTTCACGCCCGAGGGAGGGACGGTTGAGGTATCGGTGGGGGCCACCGCGGCCACGGCCATCATCACGGTCACCGACACCGGGCGGGGGATCCCGGCCGACGACCTGACGAGGATCTTCGACCGTTTCTACCGAGTCGAGCGCTCCCGCTCGCGCGGGGCCGGAGGCACCGGGCTGGGGCTCGCCATCGCCCGGCATATCGTGGAGGCGCACGGCGGCCGGATCACCGTCACAAGCCGGATCAACGAGGGGAGCACATTCCAGGTGACGCTCCCGCACGTGAGTGCGCGGCCCGCCGAGGTCGCGGACTCCGCCGTGACGCTCCCGGGCGCGTAA